A window from Herbaspirillum sp. meg3 encodes these proteins:
- a CDS encoding DUF2848 domain-containing protein — MKLSFQTEATSLNVDIHTLIIAGWAGRDMAAIEHHIEELAALGIQRPSAVPLYYRVSSNQLTQSSAVQVLGGESSGEVETFVFNAGGELYVSIASDHTDRKLEAHSVAFSKQACVKPVASAAWKLADVADYWDELVIRSWIKEDGKEVLYQEGTLASLRTPQDLIARFTDGKQILPEGCGMTCGTVGAIGGIRPATSFTMELFDPRRQRALRHSYEAEILAEVA; from the coding sequence ATGAAACTCTCTTTCCAAACTGAAGCAACATCGCTGAACGTCGACATCCATACGCTGATCATTGCCGGCTGGGCCGGTCGCGACATGGCCGCCATCGAGCATCACATCGAAGAACTGGCAGCCCTCGGCATCCAGCGTCCGAGCGCCGTCCCGCTGTATTACCGCGTGTCGAGCAATCAGCTGACGCAATCGTCGGCAGTGCAAGTGCTGGGCGGCGAATCGTCGGGTGAAGTGGAAACTTTCGTCTTCAACGCCGGCGGCGAACTGTACGTCAGCATCGCGTCGGATCATACCGACCGCAAACTCGAAGCACACAGCGTGGCCTTCTCCAAACAAGCCTGCGTCAAACCCGTCGCCTCTGCCGCATGGAAGCTGGCCGATGTCGCCGACTACTGGGACGAGCTGGTGATCCGTTCGTGGATCAAGGAAGACGGCAAGGAAGTGCTGTATCAGGAAGGCACGCTGGCCAGCCTGCGCACGCCGCAAGATCTGATCGCACGCTTCACCGACGGCAAGCAGATCCTGCCGGAGGGCTGCGGCATGACCTGCGGCACGGTCGGCGCGATCGGCGGCATCCGCCCTGCGACATCGTTCACGATGGAGTTGTTCGATCCGCGTCGTCAACGCGCATTGCGTCATTCGTATGAAGCGGAAATCCTCGCCGAAGTCGCTTGA
- a CDS encoding amidase, whose protein sequence is MIPSLHQQSEELRNNNSSSLELTELALQRAAAADGEGARVFTRLYADSARAAATASDTLRSAGIVRSPIEGLPVSIKDLFDVAGETTLAGSVALRGYPAATESAVVVKRLIAAGAVIVGRTNMTEFAYSGLGINPHYGTPRNPWQREVGGVDGGRIPGGSSSGAAISVTDGMASAGVGSDTGGSIRIPAAFCGITGFKPTARRVSMQGVLPLSENLDSIGAMAPTVLCCAMMDAVLSGEEFVAPVAHPLRGLRLLYPTNIVRDGMDEHVAASMQVAIAKLTAAGAVIVEQEVPAFNELAAINAKGGFTAAEAWTWHRQLIAERKDHYDQRVVSRIMRGKEMSAADLLDVLHSRRNWIAKVEHQLAGYDALLMPTVPIIAPKIADLQVSDDAYYAANGLILRNPTLINFLDGCAVSLPCHAAGTAPVGLGLAAAGGNDRHLLSIALAVETLLKQ, encoded by the coding sequence ATGATTCCAAGCCTGCATCAACAAAGTGAAGAACTGCGCAACAACAATAGCTCCTCGCTTGAACTGACTGAGCTCGCACTGCAACGCGCCGCTGCCGCCGATGGCGAAGGCGCGCGCGTTTTCACGCGTCTCTATGCCGACTCCGCACGCGCTGCCGCGACGGCTTCCGACACGCTGCGCAGCGCCGGCATCGTGCGCTCGCCGATCGAAGGCCTGCCGGTGTCGATCAAGGATTTGTTCGACGTCGCCGGTGAAACCACGCTGGCCGGCTCGGTCGCCTTGCGCGGCTATCCGGCAGCGACCGAGAGCGCCGTCGTCGTCAAACGCCTGATCGCTGCGGGCGCCGTGATCGTCGGCCGCACCAACATGACCGAATTCGCCTATTCCGGCCTCGGCATCAATCCGCATTACGGCACGCCGCGCAATCCATGGCAGCGCGAAGTTGGTGGCGTTGATGGCGGACGCATTCCCGGCGGCTCGTCATCGGGCGCCGCGATTTCCGTCACCGACGGCATGGCCTCAGCCGGCGTCGGCTCGGACACCGGCGGCTCGATTCGTATTCCGGCTGCGTTCTGCGGCATCACAGGCTTCAAGCCGACCGCACGCCGCGTATCGATGCAAGGCGTATTGCCGCTGTCCGAGAATCTCGACTCCATCGGCGCCATGGCGCCGACCGTCCTCTGCTGCGCCATGATGGATGCCGTGCTGTCAGGCGAAGAGTTCGTCGCGCCGGTGGCGCATCCACTACGCGGCTTGCGTCTGCTCTACCCGACCAACATCGTGCGCGACGGCATGGATGAACATGTCGCCGCCAGCATGCAGGTAGCCATTGCCAAACTGACGGCCGCAGGCGCCGTGATCGTCGAACAAGAGGTACCGGCCTTCAACGAACTGGCGGCCATCAATGCCAAGGGCGGCTTCACCGCTGCCGAAGCCTGGACCTGGCACCGCCAACTGATCGCCGAACGCAAGGATCACTACGACCAGCGCGTGGTCTCGCGCATCATGCGCGGCAAGGAGATGAGCGCCGCCGACCTGCTCGACGTCCTGCACAGCCGCCGCAACTGGATCGCAAAGGTTGAACACCAGCTTGCAGGCTACGATGCCCTGCTGATGCCGACCGTACCGATCATCGCGCCGAAGATCGCCGACCTGCAGGTCAGCGACGATGCCTACTACGCCGCCAATGGTCTGATTCTGCGCAATCCGACGCTGATCAATTTCCTCGATGGTTGTGCGGTGTCCTTGCCTTGTCATGCTGCAGGAACAGCACCGGTCGGCCTGGGGCTGGCTGCTGCCGGTGGCAATGATCGCCATTTGTTGTCGATTGCTTTGGCGGTGGAGACGTTGTTGAAGCAGTAA
- a CDS encoding lyase family protein, whose amino-acid sequence MSTSRIEKDAFGPVEIPADRYWGAQTQRTLAVFGTAEEHFPAALIHAFGLHKLAAARANLECGVLDTQRVRVIEQAAIEVSEGKWDAHFPLSIWQTGSGTQTNMNANEVIANRANVLLGEGLGTKHPVHPNDHVNASQSSNDSFPTVMHISTALQLTSQLRPALVSLHASLEERALAFNDVVKIARTHLMDAVPTTMGRAFSAYAYQLQAAVQRIDDVLPRIMLLAQGGTAAGTGLNAPEHFAERFCSELAVSTGLPFQTHPNKLEGMAAHDTMVEVSGVLNTIATSLVKIANDIRLLGSGPRCGLGELIIPDDGLTSSIMPGKRNPTIAEVLIQACFQVMGNHQTVTLSGASGLFELNVAKPVIIYNVLQSIRILSNTCKTFSERVVAGLQVDAERLAKNVNDALLSVTVLNPVLGYDAVAQITALALRDRITPRAAALALGCIDAETYDRLVNPTEMAGVRSSTS is encoded by the coding sequence ATGAGTACATCAAGAATAGAGAAGGATGCCTTCGGTCCCGTTGAAATTCCTGCCGATCGCTATTGGGGCGCACAGACTCAGCGGACCTTGGCGGTTTTTGGTACGGCAGAAGAGCATTTCCCCGCAGCACTGATTCACGCATTTGGCCTGCACAAGCTTGCAGCCGCGCGCGCCAACCTCGAATGTGGCGTGCTCGATACGCAGCGTGTAAGAGTCATCGAACAAGCCGCTATTGAAGTGAGCGAAGGGAAATGGGACGCGCATTTTCCTCTGAGCATCTGGCAAACCGGCTCAGGAACGCAGACGAACATGAATGCGAATGAAGTCATCGCCAATCGCGCTAATGTGCTGCTTGGAGAAGGGCTAGGTACGAAGCATCCGGTTCACCCGAACGATCACGTCAATGCATCGCAGTCGTCGAATGACAGTTTTCCGACCGTCATGCACATCAGCACCGCATTGCAGCTTACCAGTCAGCTTCGACCGGCGCTTGTCTCTTTGCATGCATCGCTGGAAGAGCGTGCGCTGGCGTTCAACGATGTCGTCAAGATCGCCCGCACGCATCTCATGGATGCCGTGCCGACGACAATGGGGCGTGCCTTTTCTGCTTACGCCTATCAGTTGCAGGCAGCCGTGCAGCGCATCGACGACGTATTGCCGAGGATTATGCTGCTTGCGCAAGGCGGCACCGCTGCCGGCACTGGATTGAATGCGCCGGAGCATTTTGCCGAACGCTTCTGTTCGGAACTTGCCGTCAGTACCGGATTGCCGTTCCAGACGCATCCCAACAAACTGGAAGGCATGGCAGCGCACGATACGATGGTCGAGGTATCCGGTGTACTCAATACGATTGCCACTTCATTGGTGAAGATTGCCAACGACATCCGTTTGCTGGGCTCGGGGCCGCGCTGTGGTCTGGGCGAGCTGATTATTCCGGACGATGGACTGACTTCGTCGATCATGCCTGGAAAGCGCAATCCGACCATTGCAGAGGTACTGATTCAGGCATGTTTTCAGGTGATGGGAAACCATCAGACCGTTACCCTCTCAGGTGCGTCAGGCTTGTTTGAGCTGAACGTGGCGAAACCCGTCATTATCTACAACGTGCTGCAATCAATTCGCATCCTGAGCAATACCTGCAAGACATTCTCCGAGCGTGTGGTAGCCGGACTCCAGGTCGATGCGGAGCGTCTGGCCAAAAACGTCAACGATGCGCTGTTGTCCGTTACCGTGCTTAATCCCGTCCTTGGCTACGATGCCGTCGCGCAGATTACCGCCCTCGCACTGCGCGATCGGATCACGCCCCGCGCAGCAGCGCTGGCCTTGGGTTGCATTGATGCGGAGACGTACGACCGCCTGGTGAATCCAACAGAGATGGCCGGCGTGCGAAGTTCGACATCTTAG
- a CDS encoding methyl-accepting chemotaxis protein yields MFSKISIRARLIGAIFVLVSLMLAVGVIGQISNRAGEAALHETYSVQLASALAIGESKYNLAVARIAIDRALLHPESGDIKALVDKTRDYLKVSDNAWRRYLDLPKTAEEDAIAKDVSAKRNTFIQQALEPSLAALLRNDATSADKITMQVAPPMALAFTKSGNQLDQYLLKHGQENYEGFSSEFHQMGFISVGMIILGVAVGILCGWGLQRAIARPLNQALTHFSAIADGDLSRDILIQSQDEMGKLMNGLKTMRDGLRATVTAVRQSADSMATATSQIASGNADLSQRTEEQAASLEQTAASIEELTGTVGQNSESARQANAIANEAESISIRGGEVTDKVVHTMRDIKSSSDQMSAIISVIDGIAFQTNILALNAAVEAARAGEQGRGFAVVASEVRALAQRSAVAAKEIKQLIDESVNKVDSGTVLVEQAGATMQDITDAVRKVSSIIREISVASDEQKDGIDQINKAVAQMDGVTQQNAALVEEAAAASMSLQEQARTLQDAVSKFQYDSAEIASFSGARSGASQLVTYSGRISPARSRLS; encoded by the coding sequence ATGTTTTCAAAAATTTCCATCAGGGCGCGATTGATCGGGGCTATTTTTGTTTTGGTCTCTCTCATGCTTGCTGTTGGCGTCATTGGGCAAATATCCAATCGTGCCGGCGAAGCAGCCTTGCATGAAACCTATTCTGTGCAGCTGGCTTCAGCGCTGGCGATCGGGGAGTCCAAATACAATCTGGCGGTTGCACGTATCGCCATTGACCGGGCATTGCTGCATCCGGAATCGGGGGATATCAAGGCACTGGTCGATAAGACCAGGGATTATCTGAAAGTATCCGACAACGCCTGGCGCCGCTATCTGGATTTGCCAAAGACTGCTGAGGAAGATGCGATTGCGAAAGATGTTTCCGCCAAACGCAATACCTTTATTCAGCAGGCGCTGGAGCCCTCGCTGGCAGCCCTGCTGCGCAACGACGCTACGTCGGCCGACAAAATAACCATGCAAGTTGCTCCACCTATGGCACTGGCATTTACCAAGAGTGGAAATCAGCTGGATCAATATCTTTTAAAGCACGGTCAAGAGAACTACGAAGGATTCAGCAGCGAATTTCATCAGATGGGCTTCATCTCTGTCGGCATGATTATTCTCGGCGTCGCTGTAGGCATCCTGTGCGGCTGGGGACTGCAGCGCGCCATTGCACGTCCGCTGAATCAAGCGCTGACCCACTTCTCGGCAATTGCCGATGGCGATCTGAGCCGCGACATTCTTATCCAGTCTCAAGACGAGATGGGCAAACTGATGAACGGTTTAAAAACCATGCGTGACGGATTGCGTGCCACTGTCACCGCCGTACGCCAATCCGCCGATTCGATGGCGACGGCGACGAGTCAGATTGCCTCCGGCAATGCCGATTTGTCACAGCGAACGGAAGAACAGGCTGCGTCGCTGGAGCAGACTGCCGCAAGCATCGAGGAATTGACTGGTACGGTAGGCCAGAATTCGGAAAGTGCTCGCCAGGCAAATGCAATTGCGAACGAGGCCGAATCGATTTCTATCCGCGGCGGAGAAGTGACCGATAAAGTCGTGCACACCATGCGCGATATAAAAAGCAGCTCGGATCAGATGTCGGCCATCATTAGCGTCATTGACGGCATTGCGTTCCAGACCAACATTCTTGCACTCAACGCCGCTGTGGAAGCTGCCCGTGCAGGGGAGCAGGGCAGAGGCTTTGCCGTGGTCGCCAGCGAAGTGCGGGCGTTGGCGCAGCGTTCTGCGGTAGCGGCAAAAGAAATCAAGCAGCTCATTGATGAATCCGTCAATAAAGTCGACAGCGGCACGGTATTGGTAGAGCAGGCCGGCGCCACCATGCAGGATATTACCGACGCCGTGAGAAAAGTGAGTTCCATCATTCGTGAAATTTCAGTTGCATCGGATGAGCAAAAAGACGGTATCGATCAGATCAACAAAGCCGTTGCTCAAATGGATGGCGTAACGCAGCAAAATGCCGCGCTCGTCGAAGAAGCGGCAGCGGCATCGATGTCTCTTCAAGAGCAGGCCAGGACATTGCAAGATGCGGTATCAAAGTTTCAATACGACAGCGCCGAGATCGCATCCTTCTCGGGGGCGCGTTCTGGCGCCAGTCAACTGGTGACGTATTCCGGGCGCATTTCGCCGGCACGTTCCAGGCTTAGCTGA
- a CDS encoding cation:dicarboxylate symporter family transporter, which translates to MTITFKKTPWYRKLGMQVLLSLVLGIAVGFLFPKFSLQLKLLGDMFLSLIKAGVAPLVFLTIVHGIASAGDIKSAGRVGWRSIVYFEVVSTIALVVGLLAGNLLELGSNMSHVTAGAASPAAAKAAETQSFASFIMHIVPDNFIGAFAKGELLQVVVLAVMVGIGILAIPEGRREKVNTGLDYISEVLFSFINLVMKLAPIGTFGAVAYSVGSNGTAVLVALAQLVLGFYGVIILFLAVVLGSVAKLAGFSLWRFLRYIKEEIFIVLGTASSESALPRLLIKLERLGCAKQTVGLVLPTGYAFNLDGTSIFMAMGVMFIAHAYGVPLHLDQQLGILVLMLLTSKGAATVSGGSFVVFAATVTSTGILPIEGLAVIFGVYRFLSMAIATCNTIGNSVATVVVAKWSGTFDAATAEKHLYPERYPQMMAEDESLNSTNRPQDVRI; encoded by the coding sequence ATGACTATAACTTTCAAAAAAACACCCTGGTACCGCAAACTCGGCATGCAAGTCTTGTTATCGCTTGTACTTGGCATTGCGGTCGGCTTTCTATTTCCCAAATTTTCCCTGCAACTGAAACTGCTGGGAGATATGTTCCTGTCGCTCATCAAGGCCGGTGTAGCGCCGCTGGTCTTTCTGACTATCGTGCACGGTATTGCTTCGGCCGGGGATATCAAGAGCGCAGGTCGCGTGGGATGGCGTTCCATCGTCTACTTCGAGGTGGTGTCGACTATCGCATTGGTGGTGGGGCTGCTAGCGGGGAACTTGCTCGAGCTTGGCAGCAACATGAGTCACGTGACGGCGGGCGCCGCATCGCCGGCAGCTGCTAAAGCCGCGGAGACCCAAAGTTTTGCGTCATTCATCATGCACATCGTGCCGGATAATTTCATCGGTGCGTTCGCCAAGGGCGAGCTGTTGCAAGTCGTTGTACTGGCAGTGATGGTGGGTATCGGTATTCTGGCAATTCCCGAAGGGCGCCGCGAGAAGGTCAACACCGGCCTCGACTACATATCGGAAGTTCTGTTTTCCTTCATCAACCTGGTCATGAAACTGGCGCCTATCGGCACCTTCGGCGCCGTGGCGTATTCGGTCGGCAGCAATGGCACTGCAGTTCTCGTAGCACTTGCACAGTTGGTACTGGGTTTTTACGGCGTCATCATCTTGTTCCTGGCGGTAGTTCTGGGTTCTGTCGCGAAGCTTGCCGGATTCAGTCTGTGGCGCTTTCTGCGTTACATCAAGGAAGAAATCTTTATCGTGCTGGGTACCGCTTCTTCCGAGAGCGCATTGCCGCGCCTGCTGATCAAGCTTGAGCGCCTCGGATGTGCGAAACAGACGGTTGGTCTGGTGCTGCCTACCGGCTACGCATTCAATCTCGACGGCACCTCCATTTTCATGGCGATGGGTGTGATGTTCATCGCGCATGCCTATGGCGTGCCTCTACATCTGGATCAGCAGCTCGGCATTCTGGTGTTGATGCTGTTGACTTCAAAAGGAGCGGCCACGGTATCGGGAGGTTCTTTCGTCGTGTTTGCGGCAACGGTGACATCGACAGGAATTTTGCCGATAGAAGGCTTGGCAGTCATCTTCGGCGTATATCGATTTTTGTCGATGGCGATCGCAACCTGCAACACGATCGGTAACAGTGTGGCAACCGTTGTGGTTGCAAAGTGGTCCGGGACGTTCGACGCAGCCACTGCGGAAAAGCATCTGTATCCAGAGCGCTATCCTCAAATGATGGCTGAGGATGAAAGCCTGAACAGTACTAACAGACCACAAGACGTTCGAATCTAA
- a CDS encoding adenylosuccinate lyase family protein: MSISALPTASTVVDSILFRDAFGTAAMRALFSDHALIQRYIDVEVALAKAEARVGVIPAEAAAVIAEKSTIDLIDFEHMRHETDIVGYPILPLVHQLVGMCGDAGRYVHWGATTQDIMDTAVSLQVRDALDVVAGDIRELRKILADLALKHRDTAMAGRTHLQQALPVTFGYKAAIWLAMFDRHQQRLAELRPRVAVVEFAGAAGTLASLGDKGFEVQRALAEELGLGVPATTWHVARDGFAEAINLLALVTGSLGKIALDIMIMASTEFGEVYEPFVKGRGASSTMPQKRNPISSELMLAASKAVRQHAGLMVDAMVQDFERATGPWHAEWIAIPESFILTAGALHQAKFALGGLIVDTDRMKVNLGISKGLIVAEAVMMGMAPLIGRQQAHDIVYDACRSANENKGSLADALAAMPEVTKHFDRATIDRLTDPENYLGLAPQMVDQAIQLSGEIKA, encoded by the coding sequence ATGTCGATCTCTGCTCTTCCGACAGCTAGTACGGTTGTCGATTCCATTTTGTTTCGTGATGCTTTTGGGACGGCGGCAATGCGCGCGCTGTTCTCTGATCATGCATTGATTCAACGTTATATCGACGTCGAGGTCGCCCTGGCGAAAGCTGAAGCCCGTGTGGGGGTGATTCCGGCAGAGGCCGCCGCCGTCATTGCGGAAAAATCGACAATTGATCTCATCGACTTTGAGCACATGCGTCACGAGACCGACATCGTCGGCTATCCGATTCTGCCTCTGGTGCATCAATTGGTGGGAATGTGCGGCGATGCGGGCCGCTATGTCCATTGGGGCGCAACGACACAAGACATCATGGATACCGCCGTCTCGCTCCAGGTGCGTGATGCCCTGGACGTGGTTGCCGGCGACATCCGCGAACTGCGCAAGATCCTGGCGGATCTGGCACTTAAACACCGTGATACGGCAATGGCAGGACGCACTCATCTGCAGCAAGCCTTGCCCGTGACATTCGGCTACAAGGCAGCGATCTGGCTGGCCATGTTCGATCGCCATCAGCAACGTCTGGCTGAGCTGCGTCCGCGTGTGGCCGTCGTTGAATTTGCGGGCGCCGCAGGAACATTGGCATCGCTGGGCGACAAAGGATTTGAAGTGCAGCGCGCATTGGCAGAAGAACTTGGTCTGGGCGTTCCGGCGACGACGTGGCACGTCGCGCGGGACGGCTTTGCCGAAGCCATCAACTTACTGGCGCTGGTTACCGGCTCGCTCGGCAAGATCGCGCTCGACATCATGATCATGGCGTCGACAGAATTCGGTGAAGTCTACGAGCCGTTCGTAAAAGGGCGAGGCGCCAGCAGCACCATGCCGCAAAAACGCAATCCGATATCCAGCGAGTTAATGCTGGCTGCCTCCAAGGCGGTGCGCCAGCATGCGGGGCTGATGGTGGATGCGATGGTGCAGGACTTCGAGCGCGCCACCGGACCATGGCACGCGGAGTGGATCGCTATTCCAGAAAGCTTCATTCTCACCGCCGGTGCATTGCATCAGGCGAAATTCGCCTTGGGTGGGTTGATTGTTGACACCGACCGCATGAAGGTCAATCTGGGTATCAGCAAAGGACTTATTGTCGCCGAGGCAGTGATGATGGGCATGGCTCCTTTGATCGGCCGTCAGCAAGCGCACGACATTGTGTACGACGCTTGCCGCAGCGCCAACGAAAACAAGGGTTCGCTGGCGGATGCCTTGGCCGCGATGCCCGAAGTGACGAAGCATTTCGACAGGGCTACGATCGATCGCCTGACCGATCCGGAGAACTATCTTGGTCTTGCTCCGCAAATGGTGGATCAGGCCATTCAATTGTCCGGCGAAATCAAAGCCTGA
- a CDS encoding GntR family transcriptional regulator — translation MNHLPTKSNFVDIARHLTESIASGRFPVGSLLPTEMELCDHYSTSRHTVRAALHELQQLGLVSRKKNVGTRVEAIQATNEFRPSLASLDDLIQFGNTHVRKLQDVVSQKIKKDLAEDLRCKAGSTWIRISSLRMDSANDRLPVGWTDVYIPPAHAEIAELVRHSPGLLISTLIEKRYGRRIEQVEQEIRAVTIDESMAHALQVEVGTTALKIIRWYSDAAGDVFEVSVSIHPAERFSVSMLLKRS, via the coding sequence ATGAATCATTTGCCAACAAAATCCAATTTCGTTGATATCGCACGGCATCTGACAGAGAGCATTGCTTCCGGCCGCTTCCCTGTCGGCAGCCTCCTTCCTACAGAAATGGAGCTGTGCGATCACTACTCCACCAGCCGCCATACAGTGCGCGCCGCATTGCATGAGTTGCAACAACTGGGGCTGGTTTCACGCAAAAAAAATGTGGGAACGCGCGTGGAAGCAATCCAGGCAACAAACGAATTCAGGCCGTCGCTGGCATCGCTTGATGATCTGATCCAGTTCGGTAATACCCATGTCCGCAAGCTTCAGGATGTTGTGAGCCAGAAGATAAAGAAAGATCTTGCGGAAGATCTCCGGTGCAAAGCCGGGAGCACATGGATACGCATTTCCAGTCTGCGCATGGATAGCGCCAATGATCGATTGCCTGTCGGGTGGACCGATGTTTATATTCCACCGGCGCATGCCGAAATCGCTGAACTTGTTCGACATTCGCCAGGCTTGCTGATCAGCACACTGATAGAAAAACGTTACGGAAGACGCATCGAGCAGGTCGAACAGGAAATCCGCGCGGTAACGATTGATGAATCGATGGCGCATGCATTGCAGGTAGAGGTCGGCACAACAGCACTGAAAATCATCCGATGGTATTCAGATGCAGCTGGCGACGTGTTTGAAGTTTCGGTTTCAATCCATCCGGCTGAACGCTTCTCCGTCTCGATGCTTCTAAAGCGATCATAA
- a CDS encoding FAD-dependent monooxygenase: protein MHDAFIYDAAIAGGGPVGLFLACELRLAGLSVLVLEQAEDPHSPLKQLPFGIRGLSIPTVESFYRRGLLDDIKAQQDATHASDPSRRGNAGAAHWMQQPRLSGGHFAGIQFYRDNIDASKWAYRLPGQTDAILVSNMAHIESVLAARAGAMGVEIRRGFAVEAFEQSEEDVSVRAGGQAFRARWLIGCDGGRSTVRKLAHMEFAGTEPEFTGYSAEIEMADPDKLSPGRHYTATGMYTYQSPGTVAMVDFDGGACHRTQPMTREHVQSVLRRVSGTDVTVTALKLASTWTDRAFQATAYRKGRVLLAGDAAHIHSPLGGQGLNLGLGDAMNLGWKLAATIHGNAPDGLLDSYHSERHPVGAQILDWSRAQVGLMRPSRSSRALEAIIRDLIGTRDGATYFAERVWGLSLRYDLGDSHPLVGRSVPEFELADGARPGDLLRTGKGLLLDFGAGKPLQEAACRWNGSVTYVAGDAKDKLGVSSVLVRPDGIVAWVWPNAGSNANDTAAASKALAQAASRWFCEAQKHT from the coding sequence ATGCACGATGCTTTTATCTACGATGCCGCCATTGCCGGCGGCGGTCCTGTTGGTTTATTTCTGGCTTGCGAGTTACGCCTTGCCGGTCTCTCCGTGTTGGTGCTGGAGCAAGCCGAAGATCCACATTCTCCGTTGAAACAGCTCCCTTTCGGGATACGCGGCCTGTCCATCCCTACCGTCGAATCATTTTATCGGCGCGGCTTGTTGGACGACATCAAAGCGCAGCAAGATGCAACGCATGCTTCGGATCCATCACGCCGTGGCAACGCGGGCGCTGCGCACTGGATGCAACAGCCGCGTCTTTCAGGCGGCCATTTTGCCGGTATCCAGTTCTATCGCGACAACATCGACGCCTCAAAGTGGGCCTATCGTCTGCCGGGTCAGACCGACGCGATACTGGTCAGCAATATGGCGCATATCGAATCCGTATTGGCAGCCCGGGCCGGCGCCATGGGCGTAGAGATCAGGCGCGGCTTTGCAGTAGAAGCTTTCGAGCAATCGGAGGAAGATGTGAGCGTTCGCGCTGGCGGCCAGGCTTTTCGTGCGCGTTGGCTGATCGGATGCGATGGCGGCCGCAGTACCGTGCGCAAGCTTGCCCACATGGAGTTTGCCGGCACGGAGCCTGAGTTCACCGGCTATTCGGCAGAAATCGAGATGGCCGATCCGGACAAACTTTCTCCGGGCCGCCATTACACAGCCACGGGCATGTACACCTACCAATCGCCGGGCACTGTCGCCATGGTCGATTTTGACGGCGGTGCTTGCCATCGGACTCAGCCGATGACGCGGGAGCACGTGCAGTCGGTGTTGCGACGAGTTTCCGGCACCGACGTCACCGTCACGGCGCTCAAGCTTGCGAGCACCTGGACCGATCGCGCCTTTCAGGCGACGGCCTATCGCAAGGGGCGAGTGCTGCTCGCCGGCGACGCGGCGCATATCCATTCACCATTGGGTGGCCAGGGGCTCAACCTCGGGTTGGGTGACGCCATGAATCTCGGCTGGAAGCTGGCGGCCACCATCCACGGCAATGCGCCGGATGGTTTGCTCGACAGCTATCACTCGGAACGGCATCCGGTGGGCGCGCAGATACTTGACTGGTCGCGCGCTCAGGTCGGACTGATGCGGCCAAGCCGAAGTTCGCGCGCGCTGGAAGCGATCATCCGGGATCTTATCGGAACACGTGATGGCGCGACCTATTTTGCCGAGCGCGTGTGGGGACTGTCGCTGCGCTACGATCTTGGCGACAGTCACCCGCTGGTCGGCCGCAGTGTGCCTGAATTCGAGCTGGCCGACGGCGCCAGACCTGGTGATCTTCTCCGCACCGGGAAAGGTCTATTGCTGGACTTTGGCGCCGGCAAACCTCTGCAAGAGGCAGCGTGCCGATGGAATGGCAGCGTCACCTATGTCGCCGGCGATGCGAAAGATAAGCTCGGCGTGTCTAGCGTGCTGGTGCGTCCTGATGGCATTGTCGCGTGGGTGTGGCCCAACGCCGGCAGTAACGCCAACGATACAGCAGCCGCCTCGAAAGCACTTGCTCAGGCCGCTTCACGATGGTTTTGTGAAGCACAAAAGCACACTTGA